In Spirochaeta thermophila DSM 6578, the following proteins share a genomic window:
- the ispH gene encoding 4-hydroxy-3-methylbut-2-enyl diphosphate reductase, producing MEILAPRFSGFCPGVKKAEDALLALRNGTDEPLYVLGELIHNHHFIEELERRRIHTVSRIEDIPEGAHVVIRTHGIPREVEERLRERFRVTDLTCFKVKALQKVILDHDRAGYAVLISGKRKHPEVQGLVSYARKVWVLETSEEIESFFRDVKEDPTHPLHPPQPVLLVSQTTAPHSLFEALTTSARTHLPRHTLAVHNSICPITTHREEAALVLQDQVDLTLVIGDPSSSNATKLYERLKAHNPATWFITSVDDLPALHPHLRRATRIQLVSSSSSPPSQEHAIRTYLLTHYGTTPSWSD from the coding sequence ATGGAGATACTCGCCCCCCGATTTTCGGGATTCTGCCCGGGCGTGAAGAAGGCGGAAGATGCACTCCTTGCACTCCGCAACGGCACGGATGAACCGCTCTACGTCCTCGGCGAGCTCATCCACAACCACCACTTCATCGAGGAACTCGAACGACGGCGCATCCATACCGTCTCACGTATAGAGGACATCCCCGAGGGGGCCCATGTGGTCATCAGGACACACGGTATCCCACGGGAGGTGGAGGAGCGCCTCAGGGAACGATTTCGTGTCACCGACCTCACCTGCTTCAAGGTCAAGGCCCTCCAGAAGGTCATCCTCGACCATGACCGAGCCGGATACGCCGTACTCATAAGCGGCAAGAGGAAACATCCGGAAGTACAGGGACTCGTGAGCTACGCCCGGAAGGTGTGGGTGCTGGAGACGAGCGAGGAGATCGAGTCGTTCTTTCGAGACGTGAAGGAAGACCCCACCCACCCCCTGCACCCCCCGCAACCCGTGCTCCTCGTCTCCCAGACCACCGCCCCCCACTCCCTCTTCGAGGCCCTCACCACCTCAGCCCGCACCCACCTCCCCCGTCACACCCTCGCCGTCCACAACTCCATCTGCCCCATCACCACCCACAGGGAAGAGGCCGCCCTCGTACTCCAGGACCAGGTGGACCTCACCCTCGTGATAGGCGATCCCTCATCCTCCAACGCCACCAAGCTCTACGAGCGGCTCAAGGCGCACAACCCCGCCACCTGGTTCATCACCTCGGTGGACGACCTTCCAGCCCTGCACCCCCACCTCCGCCGGGCCACCCGCATCCAGCTCGTCTCCTCCTCCTCCTCCCCCCCCAGCCAGGAACACGCGATCCGCACCTACCTCCTCACCCACTACGGGACTACGCCCTCCTGGTCAGATTGA
- a CDS encoding polyprenyl synthetase family protein, translated as MGDVSLWQDLYGRARGAIEGVLEEGEEMARRVVSGTGRWGEDAVERLFGFVRRGKLVRGALVWAGARVCGGAPEEWCARVGAALELFQSGLLVHDDVMDRDRVRRGGPSMFAQYEGRADEEGVREARRVGEALAVCVGDVAFFLGFGLLAGVGRGAAMRDALLRCVAEEYARVGVAQMDDVWYGATGGGVSLDDVLRVYRYKTGRYTFSVPLSLGALLAGADEGVRGALEEVGELLGVVFQIRDDELGLFGSEEEIGKPAGSDVREGKRTVFWVLLRERLEGEERRRLDGVWGGEVGEEELGWVRRMVEERGVREEVGRLVEGYVRRVEERMAGLGVGEEGRRLLEELAVFNLTRRA; from the coding sequence ATGGGAGATGTGTCGTTGTGGCAGGATCTGTATGGTCGGGCGAGAGGTGCGATAGAGGGGGTGCTGGAGGAGGGTGAGGAGATGGCGCGGCGTGTGGTGTCCGGGACGGGGCGGTGGGGGGAGGATGCGGTGGAGCGTCTCTTCGGGTTTGTGCGGAGGGGGAAGTTGGTGCGGGGGGCGCTCGTGTGGGCAGGGGCGAGGGTGTGTGGTGGGGCACCGGAGGAGTGGTGTGCCCGGGTGGGGGCGGCGCTGGAGCTCTTCCAGTCGGGGCTCCTGGTGCACGACGATGTGATGGACAGGGACAGGGTGAGACGCGGTGGTCCTTCGATGTTCGCACAATACGAGGGGCGGGCGGATGAGGAGGGGGTGCGTGAGGCACGGAGGGTGGGGGAGGCGCTCGCGGTGTGTGTGGGGGATGTGGCGTTTTTCCTGGGGTTCGGGTTGCTCGCCGGGGTGGGGAGGGGGGCGGCGATGCGGGACGCGCTCCTGCGGTGCGTGGCCGAGGAGTACGCGCGGGTGGGGGTGGCGCAGATGGACGATGTGTGGTACGGGGCGACGGGCGGGGGGGTGAGTCTCGACGATGTGCTGCGGGTGTACCGCTACAAGACGGGGCGCTACACCTTCTCGGTGCCGCTCTCGCTGGGGGCGCTGCTCGCAGGGGCGGACGAGGGGGTGCGGGGGGCGCTCGAGGAGGTGGGGGAGCTCCTGGGGGTGGTGTTCCAGATACGGGACGATGAGCTGGGGTTGTTCGGGAGCGAGGAGGAGATAGGGAAGCCTGCGGGGAGCGATGTGCGGGAGGGGAAGCGGACAGTGTTCTGGGTGCTCCTGCGGGAGCGGCTCGAGGGGGAGGAGCGGCGGCGGTTGGATGGGGTCTGGGGAGGGGAGGTGGGGGAGGAGGAGCTCGGATGGGTGCGGAGGATGGTGGAGGAGCGGGGGGTGCGGGAGGAGGTGGGGCGCCTGGTGGAGGGGTATGTGCGGCGGGTGGAGGAGCGGATGGCGGGGCTGGGCGTGGGGGAGGAGGGGAGGAGGTTGCTCGAGGAGCTCGCGGTGTTCAATCTGACCAGGAGGGCGTAG
- a CDS encoding FKBP-type peptidyl-prolyl cis-trans isomerase, whose product MNKHALTLAALIALITTGCRTTTSESPETPPEPTYSVESGMLVQLAYTGTFPDGTQFAHAPETAPLTVIIGRGMLIPGLEEGIMGMHAGEERTVVVPPGKGYGSRHEKAVQTFSWDELPEMDRTTLKKGALIAVNTKQGIVPATVVSVSDKGLTLDFNHPLAGKTLIFNVHILTVRPPSPEEERMLTPFTIQAP is encoded by the coding sequence ATGAACAAGCACGCCCTCACTCTCGCGGCCCTCATCGCGCTCATCACCACCGGCTGTCGGACCACCACATCCGAGAGCCCCGAGACACCCCCGGAACCCACCTACAGCGTGGAAAGCGGCATGCTCGTCCAGCTCGCCTACACCGGCACCTTTCCCGACGGCACCCAGTTCGCCCACGCCCCCGAAACGGCCCCCCTGACCGTCATCATCGGGAGAGGCATGCTCATCCCCGGCCTGGAAGAAGGCATCATGGGAATGCACGCAGGCGAAGAGCGCACCGTGGTCGTCCCGCCCGGGAAAGGCTACGGCTCCCGTCACGAGAAGGCCGTCCAGACATTCTCGTGGGATGAACTCCCCGAGATGGATCGGACGACACTCAAGAAAGGAGCACTCATCGCCGTCAACACCAAACAAGGCATCGTCCCCGCCACCGTGGTCTCGGTTTCCGACAAGGGCCTCACCCTCGACTTCAACCACCCCCTCGCGGGAAAGACCCTCATCTTCAACGTCCACATCCTCACCGTCCGCCCCCCCTCCCCGGAAGAGGAACGTATGCTCACACCGTTCACCATCCAAGCGCCTTGA